The window TCGGTGCGGCTGAAACGGGCGGCCCAGTTATTGGAAAAATCCCAGATGACCGTGGCCGAAATTGCTTACGAGGTAGGCTTCAACAATCCCAAATACTTTTCTAAATACTTCAAGTCGGAATACCATGTGCTGCCCAGCCAATGGGCCGGGGGTGGCGTTCAATAATAGTCCGGCTGCATATAATTTATATTGACAATCAGTTTATTAATCTCTCCGGTTAACATTTGAATACCCATTCATAAACATCTGCCTACCCTCTTTTAACAGGTAACATTCTACATTTATACCGATGCGATAAGCAGGAAAATAAGGCCTGCTGATCCCTGATTGTTGAACAAAACGAAACGATTGCTATGCGGAAGATCAAGACATTGTTGTCCTGCCTTGTGGTGACCTTATTGTCCGTAACCACCCTTTCAGCCCATCATATTCCCCCCGGTGAATACTCAAAAGTAGATGACGGTATTATCGTACATGTAAAAAGAAAACTACCCAATGGTGTTTGTCTCGTACGATTGCAGGCGATCACCGACCATATTATACGGGTTACTGCCAGTCCGGTGGATTCTTTTACCAATACGACCAGCCTCATCATCCAGGCTAAAAAAAGAACACCTGTAAAATGGACCTTAAAAGAAGAGAAAGAACAGGTTATCCTGCTTACACCGGCCCTCAGGGTTACGGTATCCCTGGTTTCGGGGGAAATCAATTTTACCGATCATACCGGCAGATCCCTGCTGGCCGAACCCAAAGAGGGCGGCAAATATTTTATCCCGGTTACAGAAGAAGGCCAGCCGGCTTATAGGCTTAGTCAATCCTTCACCAGCGCCCCCGAAGAAGCATTTTATGGACTGGGCCAGCACCAGAATGGCATCATGAACCATAAAGGGCAACAGGTGGAACTGTTGCAGAACAATACAGAGATCGCCGTTCCTTTCATGGTATCTTCCAACAACTATGGCATCCTCTGGGATAATTATTCCATCTCCAAAGTGGGCGATACGCGGGATTTTGAACCACTGTCTACCCTGAAGCTCTATGCTGCAGATGGCAGCCGGGGCTGGCTCACTGCTACTTATGCCAGCAAATCAGACCCGAAACAGATCATAGCACAGCGGCCCGAATCGATGCTGGCGTATGACTACCTGTGCTCACAAAAAGATTTTCCCGAAACAGTAAAACTGGACGAGGTAAAAGTGACCTGGGAAGGCGCCATCGAATCTGCTTTTACAGGCACCCATCAGTTCCTGTTCCGTTATGGTGGCTACAGTAAGTTATGGATTGATGGTCAATTGCTGGTTGATCGCTGGCGGCATGCCTGGATGCCGGGCACAGCTATTGTGCCAGTACAACTGGAAAAAGGAAAGAAACACAGCTTTCGTATTGAGTGGCTGCCCGATGGCGGCGTATCATACCTATCCTGCAAATGGTTAAGCCCGCTGCAGGGTGATCTTCAAAACCAGTTTGGCTTTAGTTCTGAGGTGGGTGATCAACTGGATTACTATTTCATCCGGGGCAATAACCTTGATGAAGTGATTGGCGGATACCGTGACATTACCGGCCAGGCTTCCATCATGCCCAAATGGGTAATGGGGCTTTGGCAAAGCCGGGAGCGGTATAAAACACAGGAGGAGATACTCTCCACCGTCAGTGAGTTCAGGAAGCGGAAGATACCGCTGGATAACATTGTGCTGGACTGGTCATTCTGGAAAGAGAATGACTGGGGCAGCCAGGACTTTGATTCCACCCGCTTTCCCGATCCGGCGGGAATGATCAAAACCCTGCATTCAACCTACAAGACCCATTTCATGATCTCCGTCTGGCCCAAGTTCTATGAAGGCATTCCCATCTATAAACAGTTTGATAAAAATGGCTGGTTGTATAAAAGGAATATTACAGAACAACGGCGCGACTGGATTGGTAAAGGATATACGTCTACTTTTTATGATGCTTACAATCCACAGGCGCGTACTGCCTTCTGGAACCTGCTGAATGAAAAGCTGTACAGTAAAGGAGTGGATGCCTGGTGGCTGGATGCTACAGAGCCGGATATTCATTCCAACATGTCGCCCGAAGAAAGAAAACAAACCATGAACCCGACGGCACTGGGTTCTGCTGCCCGCTATTTCAATGCCTTTGCCCTGCAGAATGCAAAGGGCGTGTATGAAGGACAACGTGGGGTGAATCCCAATGAGCGCGTCTTTATCTTTACCCGTTCGGCCTTTGCAGGATTACAGCGGTATGCGGCCGCTTCCTGGAGTGGTGACATCGCCGCCCGCTGGGAAGACTTTAAAAATCAAATACCGGCAGGGCTCAATTTCTCCCTGTCTGGTCTTCCTTACTGGACTACAGATATAGGCGGCTTTGCGGTAGAGCCGCGTTATGAAAATGCGACTGGTGAAAACCTCGAAGAATGGCGTGAGCTGATGACACGCTGGTACCAGTTTGGCGCTTTCTGCCCGATATTCCGCGTGCATGGTCAATTCCCTTACCGGGAGATATACAATGTGGCGCCGGAAACACATCCTGCTTATCAAAGTATGTTATACTATGACAAGCTCCGCTACCGGCTCATGCCCTATATCTATTCTTTGGCCGGCAAAACCTATCATAATAATTATACCATTATGCGCGGGCTGGCCATGGATTTCCCTGCCGACCCGCAGGTGAAAGACATCAGTGATCAATACATGTTTGGCCCTTCCATACTGGTAAACCCGGTTTGTGCCTACAAAGCTGCCAGCAGGAAAGTATACCTGCCTGCAGGTACCGGCTGGTATGAATACTATTCCGGAAAGTATATGTCAGGTGGTACAACCATAGAAGCGGAAGCACCATTGCAAAGAATACCGCTGTTTATTAAAGAAGGTTCCATACTGCCGGCAGGGCCTGCCCTGCAATACACATCGGAAAAGCCTGCTGATCCGGTTACCTTATTGGTATATGCCGGTAAGGATGGGGCATTTTCGCTCTATGAAGATGAAGGCACCAATTATAATTATGAGAACGGTGCTTTCTCCAATATCCCTTTCAGTTATGAAGAAGCTACCAAGACATTAACCATTGGTGAGCGTACAGGAGCATTCAATGGGATGCTAAAGCAAAGAACCTTCCGGGTAATATGGATCGGGAAGAACAATCCCCGGCCCTTTGATCCGGATGCAAAAGCGGACCATACTATTAAGTATAATGGGAAGAAAGTGGCTGTGAAGATGAAATATTCAAACTAATTCTCTCAAAAACACGAAAACGATCGCATATGAAAAAAACCAAAACTGCCAGACAGCCGGCTGTCCTGTTCTGGACACTGCTATTGTGCCTGCTGGCCCTTACTCAGGGGTATGCACAGGAAACAACTGCCCCGAGAAAAATTACCGGAAAGGTAACTGCTAAAATGAGCGACGAACCGATCGTATCAGCATCGGTTACTATTAAAGGCTCCACTAATTCAGCTTCTACCAATGCTACGGGCAATTTTACCATTGAAGCAAAGACCGGTGATGTACTGGTCATCTCTTCCATTGGTTATGCCCCCAAGGAAGTGAAAGTGGGCAGCCGGTCTACCATGGACATCAGGCTGGAGGAAGATTACAACGACCTGCAGGATGTAGTGGTGGTAGGTTACGGCCGTATGAAGAAGACCGACCTCAGCAGCTCGCAGGTGACTGTTACGGCTGCTGATATGCAGCGGACAGTGAACACCACACTGGAGCAGGGATTGCAGGGACGCGCGGCCAACGTATACGTTACCTCCAACAGTGGCCAGCCCGGTGCGGCGCCTTCCGTGCTGATCCGCGGCGTTAGCTCTATCAATTATTCCAGTCAGCCTTTGTATGTTATTGATGGGGTGCAGATAAAGCCCGATAACCCCAATGGTGGAACGGGCACCAGTAACACCGCCACGAATGTTTCTTCCAACATCCTGGCGGGCATTAACCCCGATGATATTGAAACCATCAATGTGTTGCAGGGACCATCGGCTACCGCCATCTATGGTGCGGTAGGCGCCAATGGTGTTATCCTCATCACCACCAAAAGAGGGAAGTCCGGCGACACCAAAGTATCTTTCAGCAGCCTGGCTACCATTCAGGACAGGCCCGAAAAAGTGCCTGTGATGAACCTGCGGGAGTATGCCACCTATCGTAATGAGTTTGCCAAAGCAGGCGGTGCTGCTTTTGAACCTGCGTTTGCCGATCCTTCTGTACTGGGGGAAGGCACTGACTGGCAAAAATCCCTGTTCCACCGAACATTGCTGCAGAAATACAGCCTGGGATTGAGTGGCGGTAATGACCGTACTACTTTTTATACAGGCGCGGAATATTTTAAACAGGAGGGCGTAGCGAAAGGCTCGGGCTTTGAACGTTACTCCATCCGTTTAAACATAGACAATCAAACGAGGCGATGGCTGAGAGTGGGGACAAACCTGAGCGTAAACCAGGTGAAGGAGAACGTGAATACTACCAATGGCGACCTGCTGAATATTGCCATCACCCAGAATCCTGCCGTGCCTGTTACCAATCCCGACGGTAGCTGGGGTGGGCCGGTAAACACACAGTACCAGTACACCAACCCGGTGGCGCTGGCAGAAATAAATGATAACCGTAATAAATCAATGGCCTTTATCGGCGGTATTTATGCCGATATTACGCTCTTCAAAGGACTTGTATTCCACAATGAGCTAAATACCTATTACCAATATACGAATAGCTATATCTTTAACCCCTCCTATAAGTTTAATGGCTATGAGAATACCACTACTGTTTCTTCGCGCCGGAGCGGCAATAGCTACTGGTGGGGTATTCAAAACCGGCTACAGTATGATACCAAGATTGGTAAACATGGTATTACGGCCATGGTGGGCCATGAAGCTACAGAAAACGGGCATGAAGGATTGGAAGGGTTGCGCCGCACTTTCATCACCAATGCTATACAGGAATTGCCTGGAGGTGATGCCTTATCAGCTACCAACAGCAGCTCCAAAGGCTCCAGCTCCCGGGAATCTTATTTTGGCCGGTTGAATTATGTATACAATGACCGCTATATTCTGCAGGCTACCATGCGGGCAGACGGTTCTTCCAATTTTGGTCCCGAGAACCGGTGGGGCTATTTCCCTTCCTTCTCGGCTGCCTGGAGACTGTCACAGGAAAATTTTATGAAAAACATAGAAGCGCTTAATGACTTCAAGCTGCGGGTAGAGTATGGCCTTAGTGGCAATGCGGCAGCCGCTGGTTATTATGCCGCCTTGTATAGTGTGCCTACTGCCAGCGGTACTGGTTATCTTTCCAACAATTTTGCCAACCCGTATTTGAAATGGGAAGAATCGAAAACACTGAACGTGGGATTTGATGCCCGTTTGTTCAATAACCGGGTAGAAATAATTGCCGATTTCTATATCAAGAAAATAACCGACCTGCTGACCACCAACGATTATCCTTACTATTCCGGTGGCGATATGTCGTATTCATCAGGGTATATCCGTTTCCCCACCTCCAATGTAGGCTCCATGGAGAACAAAGGGTTTGGTATCACCATCAATACGGTCAATATTGAAAAGCCCTTTACCTGGAGAACAGGATTGAATTTCTCTGTAGATCGTAATAAGATCACAGAACTGTACAACAATACACCTATTAACAGCACGTATAAAACCAGTTCGGTGATCAGCTCTTCCAGGCCAGGTCAGCCGGTGGCCCTACTCACCGGTTATATTGCTGATGGAATATTTCAGAACATTAATGAGATCAAAGGCCATGCTATTCAGTTGGCCAGCGGGGTGATGCTGGTTGACCCCGCACAGGGCACCTGGGTTGGGGATGTTAAATTCCGGGATATCAGCGGCCCTGATGGAAAGCCAGATGGTAAGATAGACCAGAATGACCGTGTAGTGATTGGTAACCCCTGGCCCAAATTTACTTTCGGGTTCACCAACTCCTTCTCGTACAAAAACTTTGATCTGAACGTGTTGATCGTTGGCGTGCAGGGAAATGATGTATACAACTATACAAGGTATTTAAACGAGAATCCGCAAGGTGCTGGCGTGTATAGCAACTACTTTAAATCAGTAGCCAACTTTGCCCGCCCCAGCAGTACTGATGTCAATGATCAAAATACCACGCTAACCAATCCCGGTTACCAGATAGCCCGCATCGCTACCAACACTGCCAATGGCAACTTCCGGGCTTCACAGTGGTACATTGAAGATGGGTCATACATCCGTATTAAGAACGTTACCCTTTCTTATTTCCTGCCGGCCAAATGGGCTTCCAAAATAGCCATGCGTAACCTGAAGGTGTCGGCCGGCGTACAGAACCTGCATACGTTCACGAAGTATAAAGGATATGATCCTGAAATTGGCATGACTCCCAACTATGGTTCTCTCACCGTAGGAGTGGATGATGCCCGTTATCCTTCTACCAAAATGTATTCTTTCAGCCTCACCGCTGATTTTTAACCTTTCTAAAATTGCTGTATATGAATAAGCTTTTAATCATATTACTGGTGCTGGTGGCAGCGCAGTCCTGTAAAAAAGACTTCCTCAACCGGCCGCCGGAAGACCAGTTGATAGCCGACATCTTTTATAAGACCACCGAAGAGGTAAGGGCCGGTACGGCGCCACTCTATAATATTGTGTGGTTTGATTATAACGACAAAGCGGCGCTATCCTTTGGTGATGCCCGTGGCGGCAATATGATCTCTAACGACAGGGATCAATTCTACCGCTTTGCAGTGCCTGCTACAGACGTTAATACTTTATTGCCGGCCTATAAATCTTTCTACAAGATCATTGCGCAAAGCAATCAAACCATGTTCAACGTCCGCAACAATGCCACTACCGTTCCGGATGATGTAAAGCGCTCTGCCATTGCGGAATGCCGCTTTATGCGGGCCATGGGCTATTATTTTCTGGTAAGCAACTGGGGAGCTGTGCCCATTATCTACGACAACGTAGCCCAGATGGGTGATACCAAGGTAACGCGCAATACGATAGAGAGCATTTGGGAATTGATCATCCGGGATATGACCTATGCGGCAAAGAACTTGCCGGCTGCTTCTTTTGGGGAAGGCCGTGTTACCAAACACTCGGCCGAAGGGATGCTGGCCAGGATGTACCTTACCCGCGCAGGTGTAGGCAGCGCCGGTACCCGCCGGAAAGCTGACCTGGACAGTGCGAAGTATTATGCCGCCGATGTGATCAACAATGGTCCTTATGTACTGGAGCCAAACTATTATGACCTGTTCCGGGGAGAAAACCACAACAGCTCAAAGAATAACAAAGAGAGCTTATTTTCCATTCAGTGGATGCCTATTAAAGACCCCTGGGGCATCAACAATTCTTTCCAGGCCTATATGGCGCGCAACGGGGATATTACCGGTAGCTGGGATGGATGGGGGGCTGCACATGGCGCCTCTGCCAACCTGATCCAGTATTACCTGGACAATGAGGCTGACTCTATACGACGCAAAGCTACTTTCATGTTCCAGAGCGACTTCTATCCCGAGATACGCAAAGACCTCGGCGGCTATCGCTTTACAGCTACCGATGTTGCTAATACCAAAAAATACATCATTGGTTCTGTTAAAGACAATGGCGGCAAGGGCAGTGAAATGTGTGCTTACATCAATACCTATATGCTGCGCCTGGCAGAAGTATACCTCATTTATGCCGAATCTATCTTAGGGGATGCAGCCAGCACTGCAGATGCAGAGGCCCTGAAGTATTACAATGCTGTACGCACACGGGCTGGTATGCCGGAGAAATCCTCCATCACCTTCGATGATATCTTCCTGGAAAAAAGAATTGAAACGGTATTTGAAGGGATCTACTGGTATGAGCTCATGCGTTTGTATTACTTTAATCCCACGAAGGCCAAATCCATTATCGATGCCCAGGATAAGGGCGCTTATACGCTGACCTATAATACTGGTTCTACGAGCCCGCGTACCTGGACAGCGGTATACAATACCAAAAAATACCCGGTCACTGATCAAACCATGTACCTGCCCATTCCGGAAGCGGAACTGGTGAAAGCACCCAACCTGGCTGCCGCTCCTGTTCCTTTTGACTTTAGCCTTTTGCCTGATTAATACATTCCTAAACACCATAATATCCGCAACATGCGTACATATAAATTTCCTGTAATCATCCTGCTGCTGCTTGTATTGGCAGGCCTGGTGGCCTGTGACAAGGACAACGACGGCAAGCCGGTTATTACCAGGCTGCGAGCCAGCAGCCCGGCTCCCAATGACTCTACCCTCACCGTGGCCGGACCGGGACAAGTCGTAGTGATACAGGGTAGTGGTTTTGCTTCCACCACCCAGATATTCTTCAATGGCTATCCGACTCCTTTTAACTCAGCCTTGCTGTCCGATAATAATATTATAGTGGCCATCCCGGCCGATATGCCTTTTGCCAGTCTTGACCCGGCCCAGTTAAATACGGTAAAA of the Paraflavitalea devenefica genome contains:
- a CDS encoding SusC/RagA family TonB-linked outer membrane protein; the protein is MKKTKTARQPAVLFWTLLLCLLALTQGYAQETTAPRKITGKVTAKMSDEPIVSASVTIKGSTNSASTNATGNFTIEAKTGDVLVISSIGYAPKEVKVGSRSTMDIRLEEDYNDLQDVVVVGYGRMKKTDLSSSQVTVTAADMQRTVNTTLEQGLQGRAANVYVTSNSGQPGAAPSVLIRGVSSINYSSQPLYVIDGVQIKPDNPNGGTGTSNTATNVSSNILAGINPDDIETINVLQGPSATAIYGAVGANGVILITTKRGKSGDTKVSFSSLATIQDRPEKVPVMNLREYATYRNEFAKAGGAAFEPAFADPSVLGEGTDWQKSLFHRTLLQKYSLGLSGGNDRTTFYTGAEYFKQEGVAKGSGFERYSIRLNIDNQTRRWLRVGTNLSVNQVKENVNTTNGDLLNIAITQNPAVPVTNPDGSWGGPVNTQYQYTNPVALAEINDNRNKSMAFIGGIYADITLFKGLVFHNELNTYYQYTNSYIFNPSYKFNGYENTTTVSSRRSGNSYWWGIQNRLQYDTKIGKHGITAMVGHEATENGHEGLEGLRRTFITNAIQELPGGDALSATNSSSKGSSSRESYFGRLNYVYNDRYILQATMRADGSSNFGPENRWGYFPSFSAAWRLSQENFMKNIEALNDFKLRVEYGLSGNAAAAGYYAALYSVPTASGTGYLSNNFANPYLKWEESKTLNVGFDARLFNNRVEIIADFYIKKITDLLTTNDYPYYSGGDMSYSSGYIRFPTSNVGSMENKGFGITINTVNIEKPFTWRTGLNFSVDRNKITELYNNTPINSTYKTSSVISSSRPGQPVALLTGYIADGIFQNINEIKGHAIQLASGVMLVDPAQGTWVGDVKFRDISGPDGKPDGKIDQNDRVVIGNPWPKFTFGFTNSFSYKNFDLNVLIVGVQGNDVYNYTRYLNENPQGAGVYSNYFKSVANFARPSSTDVNDQNTTLTNPGYQIARIATNTANGNFRASQWYIEDGSYIRIKNVTLSYFLPAKWASKIAMRNLKVSAGVQNLHTFTKYKGYDPEIGMTPNYGSLTVGVDDARYPSTKMYSFSLTADF
- a CDS encoding TIM-barrel domain-containing protein, encoding MRKIKTLLSCLVVTLLSVTTLSAHHIPPGEYSKVDDGIIVHVKRKLPNGVCLVRLQAITDHIIRVTASPVDSFTNTTSLIIQAKKRTPVKWTLKEEKEQVILLTPALRVTVSLVSGEINFTDHTGRSLLAEPKEGGKYFIPVTEEGQPAYRLSQSFTSAPEEAFYGLGQHQNGIMNHKGQQVELLQNNTEIAVPFMVSSNNYGILWDNYSISKVGDTRDFEPLSTLKLYAADGSRGWLTATYASKSDPKQIIAQRPESMLAYDYLCSQKDFPETVKLDEVKVTWEGAIESAFTGTHQFLFRYGGYSKLWIDGQLLVDRWRHAWMPGTAIVPVQLEKGKKHSFRIEWLPDGGVSYLSCKWLSPLQGDLQNQFGFSSEVGDQLDYYFIRGNNLDEVIGGYRDITGQASIMPKWVMGLWQSRERYKTQEEILSTVSEFRKRKIPLDNIVLDWSFWKENDWGSQDFDSTRFPDPAGMIKTLHSTYKTHFMISVWPKFYEGIPIYKQFDKNGWLYKRNITEQRRDWIGKGYTSTFYDAYNPQARTAFWNLLNEKLYSKGVDAWWLDATEPDIHSNMSPEERKQTMNPTALGSAARYFNAFALQNAKGVYEGQRGVNPNERVFIFTRSAFAGLQRYAAASWSGDIAARWEDFKNQIPAGLNFSLSGLPYWTTDIGGFAVEPRYENATGENLEEWRELMTRWYQFGAFCPIFRVHGQFPYREIYNVAPETHPAYQSMLYYDKLRYRLMPYIYSLAGKTYHNNYTIMRGLAMDFPADPQVKDISDQYMFGPSILVNPVCAYKAASRKVYLPAGTGWYEYYSGKYMSGGTTIEAEAPLQRIPLFIKEGSILPAGPALQYTSEKPADPVTLLVYAGKDGAFSLYEDEGTNYNYENGAFSNIPFSYEEATKTLTIGERTGAFNGMLKQRTFRVIWIGKNNPRPFDPDAKADHTIKYNGKKVAVKMKYSN
- a CDS encoding RagB/SusD family nutrient uptake outer membrane protein; translation: MNKLLIILLVLVAAQSCKKDFLNRPPEDQLIADIFYKTTEEVRAGTAPLYNIVWFDYNDKAALSFGDARGGNMISNDRDQFYRFAVPATDVNTLLPAYKSFYKIIAQSNQTMFNVRNNATTVPDDVKRSAIAECRFMRAMGYYFLVSNWGAVPIIYDNVAQMGDTKVTRNTIESIWELIIRDMTYAAKNLPAASFGEGRVTKHSAEGMLARMYLTRAGVGSAGTRRKADLDSAKYYAADVINNGPYVLEPNYYDLFRGENHNSSKNNKESLFSIQWMPIKDPWGINNSFQAYMARNGDITGSWDGWGAAHGASANLIQYYLDNEADSIRRKATFMFQSDFYPEIRKDLGGYRFTATDVANTKKYIIGSVKDNGGKGSEMCAYINTYMLRLAEVYLIYAESILGDAASTADAEALKYYNAVRTRAGMPEKSSITFDDIFLEKRIETVFEGIYWYELMRLYYFNPTKAKSIIDAQDKGAYTLTYNTGSTSPRTWTAVYNTKKYPVTDQTMYLPIPEAELVKAPNLAAAPVPFDFSLLPD